ATCCCAACTCCCTCTCTCTGTGTTGTCCCAACACATTGGAATCATGCCATAGCAGCATGCTGCTTTTTGTCTAGTTTCAGTAAGGGAACTCTCTTGAGTGGGCAGATCCCTGGCATAAAGGAGGCCAGGACTACAGGGAGATGCTCATTCAGCACCTTGCTCACTCATTCATTCAGCATGGCAACAGCTCCCTTCATCTGTGATGTGGAAACCTCTGAGGAATCTCTGAGGGCTGCTGTGAGCAGCCACCAGGTCAGGCATCGGGTCTGCTCCTACACTCTCCTCCAGGTTCTTGTAGGTGTACTGACGGTCTTTGTGCTGGCACTGACTGGAAGTCTCATCTGGATGAAGGAGACTTCGGTAAGGAGACTGTTTATGATACTTGCTTCAAGGCAAACTGCATGGATAGAGAACAACAATATCAAGAACTGAAATAATTCACAG
The sequence above is drawn from the Cyprinus carpio isolate SPL01 chromosome B20, ASM1834038v1, whole genome shotgun sequence genome and encodes:
- the LOC122141049 gene encoding uncharacterized protein LOC122141049 — translated: MPASMCVGVWVIPTPSLCVVPTHWNHAIAACCFLSSFSKGTLLSGQIPGIKEARTTGRCSFSTLLTHSFSMATAPFICDVETSEESLRAAVSSHQVRHRVCSYTLLQVLVGVLTVFVLALTGSLIWMKETSDCPGKLWTVNFTGTNATFTSPRTQKYVIFGSVFTTGVVSNCTNVFRLQSHGKEILKSGVAEIFSRDDVELRKEATLSVMLNCKVFIDEDKSKLFIYQHNSC